The segment TCCCTTCCCTGAAAGCTTTCTGGCTCAGCTCCCGCACGCATTCGTGCGCCTCCTGCCTTCCCATCATCCCTCTTTCCGTAATTGCAATCATCAGTCTCTCGGCCATTATCAGGCCGTTGGTGAGCTCCAAATTCCTCTTTATGTTCGCAGGGAAAAATTCCAGGCCCTCGAGTATCGCAGTAAGCTCCTTCAGCATGTAGTCCAGCACTATGAAGCTCTCGGAAAATATGAATCTTTCGTTCGCCGAGTTAGTCAGGTCCCTCTCGTGCTCCAGCGCGATGTTCTCCATCGCAACCGCTACATTCCCCCTTACTACGCGCGCAAGGCTGCACACTCTTTCGCTCTTGTGCGGATTCCTCTTGTGCGGCATCGTTGAGGAACCCACCTGCTTTTTTCCGAAAGATTCCCCAACCTCCCCAATCTCCGTGCGTTGCAGATTCCTCAGCTCCTTCGCGATTTTCTCGGCTCCAGCCGCAGTGAGCGCCAATATCCCCAAAATCTCGGCATGTCTGTCTCTCTGCACGATTTGCGTCGCGACCGGCGCAGGCTCCAGCTTCAGTTCATCCATCACCAGCTTCTCAATTTTCTCCCCCTCCCCTTTGAACGTCGCCATCGTTCCCACAGCTCCGCTCATCTTCCCCACGAGAATCCTTTTTTTAGCCTCCTTGAGCCTCTGCAGATTCCGCCCTGCTTCCTGGTAATAAAGCGCGAATTTCATCCCATATGTAGTAGGAGTTGCGTGCTGGCCGTGCGTCCTCCCTATGCAAATAGTTCCCTTATGCGTAACCGCAAGTTTCTTCAGCACAACCCTCAATTCCTTCAGCCTTTCCTCAATCTGCGCAATCGCATCCCTGAAAATGAGCGCAGTGGCAGTATCCTCAATATCGTAGCTCGTGGCCCCCAGATGCACGTACGCACCCGCGCCCCCTGCCTGCTCGCTGAGCGCCTTCACCATAGCCATCAAATCGTGGTGAATCTCATCCTCGATTTCATTCACCCGTTCCATTTTAACCCGGGCCTTTGCACCCTCTATTTTCCCGACTGCATCCCTGGGAATATTTCCCAGCTTCGCATGCGCCTTCACAAGCGCAATTTCGACATCCATCCACCTGTCCAGCTTCGTCTTGTCGCCGAAAATCCCGCTCATCCCGGTCCTGTACCTTCCGTCCAAAGGTGAAACGATATCCATAAGCATCCCAATTCCCTTATCGGAAACCGCATTTTAAAGCTTAATCCACGAACATAATTCCATGTACTCTTCAAAGATTTCCGCGATGCTGAAGAAGGCAGGGATTTCCATAGGCGACCTAGTGAGAATTGAAAAAGCCGGCCACACCCACGAAGGCATACTCATGCCCCGCGCAGGAGAGAGCGATGAGCTGGTGCTCAAGCTCGAAACCGGCTACAACATAGGGATAACTCTTGAAGGCGCGAAGATGGTCCTGATAGAAAAAACTCCAAAGAAACCCGAACCCAGCGAGAAATCCCATCCTCGCGGCGAAATCGCGATTCTCGGCTGCGGAGGCACCATCTCTTCGAAAGTGGACTACAAGACCGGCGCAGTTTCCCCTGCATTGAGCCCTGAGGACATTTCCAAATCCTTTCCGCTCCTTAATTCAATAACCTCTTTTCACACTCTTTCCCTTTTCCAGCTCCTCTCCGAAGACATGACAGTGGGGCACTGGAAGAAAGCCGCAGAAGCTGTCGCAGAAGAAATCAAGCAGGGCTCCAAGGGCGTCGTGCTCATGCACGGAACGGACACGATGCATTACACTTCAGCCGCGCTGAGCTTCGCGCTCCAAAATCTCCCGGTTCCAGTAGTGTTCGTGGGCTCCCAGCGTTCTGCGGAC is part of the Candidatus Micrarchaeia archaeon genome and harbors:
- the purB gene encoding adenylosuccinate lyase; its protein translation is MDIVSPLDGRYRTGMSGIFGDKTKLDRWMDVEIALVKAHAKLGNIPRDAVGKIEGAKARVKMERVNEIEDEIHHDLMAMVKALSEQAGGAGAYVHLGATSYDIEDTATALIFRDAIAQIEERLKELRVVLKKLAVTHKGTICIGRTHGQHATPTTYGMKFALYYQEAGRNLQRLKEAKKRILVGKMSGAVGTMATFKGEGEKIEKLVMDELKLEPAPVATQIVQRDRHAEILGILALTAAGAEKIAKELRNLQRTEIGEVGESFGKKQVGSSTMPHKRNPHKSERVCSLARVVRGNVAVAMENIALEHERDLTNSANERFIFSESFIVLDYMLKELTAILEGLEFFPANIKRNLELTNGLIMAERLMIAITERGMMGRQEAHECVRELSQKAFREGKHLRVLFAASEAGKKMGKKEVDKLFDYSTYLGESEKIVERALKD